A genomic window from Erythrobacter sp. BLCC-B19 includes:
- a CDS encoding HU family DNA-binding protein — MNKNDLISAVADASGLSKNDASNAVESVFDAITKALSGGDEVRLVGFGTFSVAKRKASTGRNPRTGEPMKIKASNQPKFKAGKGLKDAVN, encoded by the coding sequence ATGAACAAGAACGACCTTATCAGCGCCGTTGCCGACGCCAGCGGTCTTTCCAAGAATGATGCCTCGAACGCGGTCGAAAGCGTTTTCGATGCGATCACCAAGGCGCTCTCGGGCGGCGACGAAGTCCGCCTCGTGGGCTTCGGCACCTTCTCGGTCGCCAAGCGCAAGGCCTCGACGGGCCGCAATCCGCGCACGGGCGAGCCGATGAAGATCAAGGCCTCCAACCAGCCGAAGTTCAAGGCGGGCAAGGGTCTGAAGGACGCCGTCAACTAA
- the rlmB gene encoding 23S rRNA (guanosine(2251)-2'-O)-methyltransferase RlmB, producing MSKGEKKRALRGRAGRMKGGRGSGRASSGQVRLWGRHAVEAALKNPERQHRKLWATPEGLESLDGELPPDFPIEHAQAADLARLVAKDAPHQGLVLECAPLEDVFLDEVALGEVAHPIVVLDQVTDPHNVGAILRSAAAFGAAAIVTQDRHAPPEGGVLAKAASGALESVPWVRVVNLARALEELADAGYWRIGLAGEAEAVLADIMPTGPIALVLGAEGEGLRHNIAAHCDVLAKLPIASAMESLNVSNAAAIALYAAATRG from the coding sequence ATGAGCAAAGGTGAAAAAAAGCGCGCTCTCAGAGGCCGGGCTGGTCGGATGAAGGGCGGGCGCGGGTCGGGCCGCGCGTCGAGCGGACAGGTGCGCCTGTGGGGTCGCCATGCGGTTGAAGCCGCGCTCAAGAACCCCGAACGCCAGCACCGCAAGCTCTGGGCGACTCCCGAGGGGCTGGAGAGCCTCGACGGCGAACTGCCGCCCGATTTCCCGATCGAGCACGCGCAGGCGGCTGACCTCGCGCGCCTCGTCGCCAAGGATGCGCCGCACCAGGGGCTGGTGCTGGAATGTGCGCCGCTGGAAGACGTGTTCCTCGATGAGGTCGCGCTGGGCGAGGTGGCGCATCCCATCGTGGTGCTCGATCAGGTGACCGATCCGCACAATGTCGGCGCGATCCTGCGCTCGGCGGCGGCCTTCGGTGCGGCGGCGATCGTCACGCAGGATCGCCACGCCCCGCCCGAGGGCGGCGTGCTCGCCAAGGCGGCCTCGGGCGCGCTGGAGAGCGTGCCCTGGGTGCGCGTCGTCAACCTCGCCCGCGCGCTGGAGGAGCTGGCTGACGCCGGATACTGGCGCATCGGGCTGGCGGGCGAGGCCGAAGCGGTGCTCGCCGACATCATGCCCACCGGGCCGATCGCGCTGGTGCTCGGCGCCGAGGGCGAAGGCCTGCGCCACAATATCGCCGCGCATTGCGACGTGCTGGCCAAGCTGCCGATCGCCTCGGCAATGGAAAGCCTGAACGTTTCGAACGCGGCCGCGATTGCGCTTTATGCGGCGGCCACGCGCGGGTAG